GTTCTTCTCCTGCTCGTCTCCCGAAGCGTGGTCGCCGCTGCCTTGCCTCTCCTGATCGCCGTGTTCGCCGTCGAAGGGGCCAACGCTCTGCTGCGGGCACTGGCTCAGTTCACGTCAGTTTCGGTCTTCGCGCTCAACTTGACCACTGCCCTGGGCATCGGTCTGGCAGTCGACTACGGTCTCCTCCTGGTACGCCGGTATCGCGAAGAGGCGCTGACGTACGGAATGACACGCGACGCCGTCATCGCCTCCGTGGGCCGAGCCGGCCACACCATCGTCGTCTCCGCGGCCATCCTCGTCAGTGCGCTGGCGACGCTGTTGCTGTTTCCCCTGCCTTTCCTCCGCTCCATGGCATACGCGGGTATCGCCACGGTCACGCTCGCCGCGTTCGCCGCGGTGACGCTGCTTCCCCCGGTGCTCGTCCAACTCGGTCAACGGATCGACACGGTGGGCGCTTTGCTCAGGGCACGCCGTCCGCGGCATGCGGTGCCCTCCGTAGGCGGGGAGGGCTGGGTCATGGCAGTGCGCTGGACGGCACGGCACGCTCCTGCGGTCGCATCCACCACTACCGTCATCCTGGTCCTGTTCGGTGCCCCGTTCCTGCATGCCCGCTTCGACGTGAGTGACGTCAGGCAGTTGCCCGCGCGCGCCCAGGCGCGCATCGCCGAAGAGCGCATCACTTCGGACTTTCCGACGCAGAGCGTGGACATCATCCTGGCCTCCGCAGATCAGCGGGCTGTCGCGGGCTACGCGCGTCGTCTGTCCACCTTGACCACGGCGTACACGGTGGACGCTCCCACCGGGCGGTATGTGCACGGGCTGCGCACCGGTCCGCGGCAGCCTGAGCGCTCGTCAGGCGGAAGCTCATGGATATCGGTGAGCGCGCGACCGCGGACGCCGCCGGCCGAGCTGGAGGCCCTCGTCCGACGACTGCGCGGTGTGGAGGCCCCCGCCGACCGGCATGTCACCGGCGTGGCGGCGATCGACCTGGATACGCGCGATTCCATACGAGAGGTACTTCCGTACGCGGCAGTCACCGCCGTGGCCACGACCCTGTTGCTCATCCTCCGTCTGACGCGGAGCCCTGTGCTCACAGTTCAGGCAGTCCTTCTCAACGCTCTGAGCCTTACGGCCATGCTCGGCGCGCAGGTCTGGTGGTTTCAGGACGGAAGCCTGGCCCGGACGCTCGGGTTCACGCGCACCGGTTCGCTCGACATCGGCGTCTCGGTCCTCATGGGCGTCCTTGCCTTCGGCCTGTCGATGGACTACGGGATCTTCCTCGTCTCCCGCCTGGTCGAAGAGCGCCGTCGGCGGCCCGAGCCCTTTGCAGCGCTGGAGGAGGCGGTCCGGACAACAGGAGGAACGATTTCCTCCGCGGCCGTGATCCTGGCAGTGAGCATGCTCGCGGTGGCAGGTTCCCGCATCACCAGCGTCAAGATGCTGGGGATCGGAGTGGCGCTCGCCGTACTGCTTGATGCCATGGTCGTCCGCGCCCTCCTCCTGCCGTCCGTCCTTGCCTTGGGGGCCGCACGGACCAGGCTCACGCAAGCCCGTGCCGACGCCTCGCAGAACCTGAGTAACGACCAAGTGAAGCCGCGGGCTTGATGCGTGCGGCGGCGCTCTCCCTCACCCAGCAAGCCGAAGTCTTCGCCTCCCAGGGAGTACTGATGACGGCCACCCTCCTGTCCGCGCCTCTCGTACCGGACACTGCCCTTCTCAGGGACGTGCGCAACGGTTCCGTCGGCAGCATGCGCCCCCTCTACCGCAGACACTATTCGGCGGTCTACGCCTACGCGTCGACCTGCGCTCAGGCTCCCCTGGACGCCTTCGAACTGGCGTCTACAGCCTTCTCGGAGCTACTGCAGCGCCTCCTGGCCGGCCAGCCGGTGTCCGGTCGCGGCTACAACGGCTGTCTACGCCGTGAGCTTCACAGTGCGGTGCGTTCCGCGGCAGTGGCGCGCTACTCGCTCCGACCGGAGTCCCTGGCCCCCGGCTTCAAGGAGTGGGTCGCATCGGGCGCGTCATGGCCCGTGGACGACGACGGCGACCTCGCCACGGCTTTCGCCCTGCTTCCGGAATCAGCACAGTGCCTGCTGTGGCACAGCACGATCGAGCAGGACGATGCCGCCTCCATCGCCCGGATCACCGGTCTACGGCGCAACCGACTGGCCTCACTGACCCGTGCGGCGAAGACGCGTCTGAAACAGGTTCGCGCCGAGCTCTACCTGGAACGACGGGAGCAGCCGGAATGCCGTGACGCGCTGATGCCTCTGCTGGCGGAGCCCTCCACAGGACTCCATCCGGAACCGAACGAACACATGCTCCTGTGTGCCGGGTGCCAGAACGTGTTCCAGGACATCAAGAGACTCAACACCTACCTCGAACGGCAGCTGCCGGCACGTCTGCTCGGCTGGTGGCCCGGGCGCAAGTACTTGCGGACAAAGGAGATCACTCCCACACCCCTGGCGGATCCCGCCTTCGTGCTGCGAGCCGGTGACCAGGCCAAGACAGCCGGGAAGGGTGGCTGCGCCACTCGGCCCTCGTATCCCGTGGCCAGAGGCCGGAGCAAAGGCCGAAGCCTCACCGTGCCACGCAACCGAACCTCGGTTGCGCTGGGTGCGCTCGTCTCGCTGGCCGCCGCGTCGATACCGATCATCGTTCACGCATCCGCCGGCGACGGGCCGGCGGCTCCGGCATCCTCGGCATCCGCGCCTCAGGGCCCCGTGTCGCGGAGCGCGCGCTCGGCATCAGATGGTCTGTCCGCAAGCAGTTTCACCTCGGCGAAAGGAGTCGCAGACCCCGGAGGCCCAGATGTCGGGCTGAGTTCCGGCTCCCTCTTGCGCTTCAGCAACGTGTCCTTCTCCGGAGGAGAAGGCAACTTTCTGGAGGGGCTGCTGTCCGGCATGAAGGACGCCGCGGTGGTGGAATTCCGTTTGGACTCGGCTGACACGGAACCCTTCGCCCGTCTTGCCCCCGCTCCCTATGGCGAACTGGCAGCGATCTTGGTGCCCATCTCTCCCATCTCTGGCGTGCACGATCTCTACGTGACCGTGCAGTGCCCGGGACATCAGCCGTGTGTACAACTTCGCCACATCGCAACGCGGCGTTTGCAGGCGCCGGGCGAACCGGCTTCCGGAGCAGTCTCCTGACCGTGCGCCGGGAAGCGCCCGGCTGCTCGCGCGCGAGCAGGCCGGTGCACTACCGGTCGTGGACGCCGAGGACCCGGTGGTGGGAGTCGTTGCAGCGGCGCTGTTGGACGACTCGTCGCGGCAGTCCGCCGCAACCAGGCCCACCACACAAAGTCAGTGCTTACAATTGATTGATTATGGGGATTTTCGAGCAGAAGGGAACGGCGAAGGAGGGGGTACGGCCGCAGCCACAGGTGAACCAGCGCTTTCTGTGACTTCCCGTGTCCGTACGATCGAAGTGCGCAGTCGAACCCGCACCGACGAGGAGCCCACCCATGGCCAAGCATGACCGCTGGAGCGCACTGATGGAGTTGCTGGCCGCGCAGGGGCGACTGGATGTGGAGGAGGCCGCTGCCGCCCTGGCTGTCTCCGGTGCGACCATCCGCAGGGACCTCGACGAACTCGCCGAGCAGCAGATGCTGGTGCGCACCCGTGGCGGTGCCGTCGCCCACGGGGTCTCCTACGAGCTGCCCCTGCGCTACAAGTCCTCCCGTCACGCGCCGGAGAAACAGCGCATCGCGGCCGCCGCCGCCGCTCTCGTCGGCGAGGGCGAGGTGGTCGGCCTGAACGGCGGTACGACTACGACCGAGGTTGCGCGCGTGCTCGCGATGCGGATGAGCAGCCGGGAGGGCAATGGCAGCGGGCCCGCCCTGACCGTGGTGACCAACGCGCTGAACATCGCGTCCGAACTTGCCGTGCGACCCCAGATCAAGCTCGTACTCACCGGGGGAGTCGCACGCCCGCAAACCTTCGAACTCGTCGGTCCGTTGACGACCGGAGTGCTCAACGAGGTCGTCCTCGACGTGGTGATGCTCGGGGTCGACGGCGTGGATCTGCAGATGGGCATCATGGCTCACCAGGAGGACGAGGCCAGCGTCAGCAGGCTCCTCGCGGAACGGGCCCACCGGGTCGTCGTCGTCACCGACTCCTCCAAACTCGGCCAGCGCGCCTTCGCTCGCATCTGCGGACTGGAGCGCATAGATACCCTGGTCACAGACGCCAAGGTGTCCAAGGAGATGACGGACCGGCTGTCGGAGGCAGGCGTCAAGGTGCTGACCGCCTGACGACTTGGTCGGCGATGGGGGCTGGTGACCGCCGTCCTGGCGGTTCGCCCTGCCGGGGTGAGCGCAAGTTCGACGCTGTATGCGTGCCGGGTCTGGTGGGCGGCACGGGCGGAGACCGGGCCCGCGGTGCACCGTCGAACGGCCGGTGTGTGCGCGACTCCGCATGCGGCCGGTTCAGGGGCGGTCCGACGAGGTCACGACCCCTGTCGTGGTCCAGGGGATCAGCGTGGAAATCCGCAGGTCAGGAAGCAATCCGCTGATCTGCTGAGTTCAGGCTGCCTGGCGTCCTGCCCACACATATGTGCCGAGCGCGGCCACCGCCACGCTGCTCGTAGGCGTGACTGCGGACGAAGGCCGCCCGCGACCCACGCTGCGGGTCCATGTGTTGCTGCAAGCTGACGCGACGTACCGCACCGGCGCGCGACCTCGGCCACCGGTGCACCGTCCAGGACCGACCAACGCCCGTCAAGGATGAGATGGGCTTGGACCGCACGGTCAGCGAGAGGCCTGTGTGCCAGCGGCACGGTCGGACAACTTCCCAACTTCCCGATGCACAGCCCTTGACTCCCCCCTCGTTAGCCGCCACGGTTTGCTCAAACTTGCTCTCTCAGTATCTATATCGAGCAGATTCTTTCAGGTCTTCAGCTCGGAGAATCGTATGAGATGGCATCATCGGCTGGTCGGCCTCGGATCCGCAGCCCTTCTCACCGCCGCCGGACTGGCGGGCACCGCCCCCGGACAGGCGGCGGCGGACACCGTGGCCGCGAACACCAACGCCCCGATCGGCGCCAAGCCGATGATGGGATTCAACAACTGGGCCCGATTCACCTGCGCCGCTCAGGCCCGGTTGGACGGGACGCGGGAGGGCTACTCGTTCCAGCAGTTCATGAAGGACCAGGCCAAGGCCATGAAGGACACCGGCCTGGTCGCTGCCGGTTACACCAACCTGACCGTGGACGACTGCTGGATGCAGCGCAACAGCGCTGGCTACCTGCACGGCGCCGCCAAGTGGGGCGGCTCCACCCAGCCCGGTTTCGACCCGGAACTGACCGACTACGCCTCCTACGTGCACAGCCTCGGCATGGAGGCCGGCCTCTACAGCACCTCGGGTGTGAACACCTGCCAGGGCGTGCCTGGCGGCGTCATGGGGCACGAGCAGTCGGACGCCAGCTCCCTGGCGTAGTGGGGCATCGACTCGCTCAAGCTCGACAACTGCGGGACCACCGGGAGTAACCGTCAGCAGGAGTTCACCACCATGGCGAACGCCCTCGGCACGGCTACCTCCTCCAACCCCCGCAAGATCCTGTTCAACGAGTCGGCTCCCGCCGGCGAGGGCCCCGAGTCCAGCACCAAGTACAGAGTGATGGACTGGGTACGCGGACTCGGCCAGATGTGGCGGGTCAGCCCCGACATCGCCGTCTGGCACGACACCAACCCGATGAAGTCCGCCTGGGACTGGCCGCACGGGGGCGACTATTACGAGGGCGGTGTCCTGCAGAACTTCACCGACACCGTCGCGCTGGCCCGCTACAACGGCCCGGGAAACCACAACGACGCCGACATGCTGCTGATCGGTGACAACAACCAGCTCACCCTCGCCGAGCAGCGCAGCCAGTTCGCCCTCTGGTCGGCCATGGGCTCCCCGCTCATGATCAGCACCGATGTGCGCAAGATGGCTGCCGACCCGGTCACCTACGCCCCGCAGCTGAACATCCTCAAGAACGCCGACATCATCGCAGTCGACCAGGACACCACGGCCGGCGGGTACCTCGCCTCCCGGCAGGGCGCGACCGACCCCTCCGGCGTCGACGTCGTCGTCAAGCCGCTGGCCGATGGCTCGCGCGCCGTGGTCGTCCTCAACAAGAATGCCACCGCCACCACCTACACCCTCGACCTGGCCCGCGTCGGCTTCGCCAACCTCGCCTGCACCCGCACCGCCAAGAACCTCTGGACCGGCACCACGAGTTCCGTGGCCGGCTCCCTCACCGCCACCATCGGCTCCCACGACAACGCGATGTACACCATCGCCCCCGGAAGTTGCGGTGCGGCGGTCCCGGCCGGCCAGATCCAGGCCGCCCAGCCCGGCTTCCAACAGTTCGCCTACTGCCTCGACGCCCATCATGGCGCCGGCAACGGAGCCACCGTGGGTCTCTACCCCTGCACCGGCAACAACAACCAGCAGTGGCAACGCCGTGGCGACGGTCTGATCGCCTCCCTCGGCGACAGCAGCCTGTGCGTCTCCGGCGAGAGCACCGGCCTCAAGCTCTCCCCCTGCAACAGCGGTGATCCCAAGCAGGTCTGGACCTACAACCGCGCCGGTCACCTCCAGGCCAACGGCCTGTGCGCCGACATCTCCGGCGGCGCCCTCAACGATGCCAACGCCGCCGTCATCACCTCCGCTTGCGGCGACCATCAGCCCAACCAGACCTGGAGCGCCCCCTTCGGCACCCCGCCCGCTCCGTGACACCCCGTGTGGTGCTGCCGCAGCATTGCCCGGGATCACCTGGTCATTGGCGGCCCAGTCGGGGGGCGGCGAGCTTGGAGGAGGGGGCGACGGCCCGGCTGGCGGCCGCCGAGGCGGCCCACGGAGGACCGGTACGAACAGAAACGAACGACACCCACGCCCGGCACCCAGCTTGCTTCTGCGAGTCCGCCGACCCGCACGCTCTGCCCCAACGCGTCACCTCACCCGCAGCCTGGATCGCCGGCTAAGTCAGGCGCCGAAGTCCTGAACCGCCGCCGGCAGCGGTCAGTGGCCGGCCAGCACCTCCAGCAGTCTCGCCACCTCCGCCGCGACGGCGTCCCGGGCCGGGCCGAGGTACTTGCGCGGGTCCGCGACCTGCGGCGCTGCGGTCAGCCGCGCACGCACCTCCCCGGTGAAGATCTTGTTCAGGTGGGTCGAGATGTTCACCTTGGTCATGCCGGCCGCGACGGCCTTGGCGAGATCCTCGTCGCTCACGCCCGAGGAGCCGTGCAGCACCAGCGGGAGGTCGATGGCCGAGCGCAGGCGGGCGATGAGGCCGAAGTCGAGGACCGCGTCGCGGGTCAGCATCGCGTGCGAACTGCCGACGGCCACCGCCAGCGCGTCCACGCCGGTCGCCGCTACGAACGCCTGTGCCTCCCGGGGACCGGTGCGGACCCCCGGCGTGTGCGCCCCGTCCTTCCCGCCGACCTCGCCCAGTTCGGCCTCCACCCACACACCCGCCTCGTGGCAGTGCGCGGCGACTTTCCGGGTGGCCGCCAGGTTCTCCTCGTAGGGCAGCTTCGATGCGTCGAACATCACGGACGTGAAGCCCAGTTCGACCGCTTCGTGCACGAGGGCTTCCGACTCCGCGTGGTCGAGGTGGACGGAGACCGGCACGCCCGACCCGCGTGCCAAGGCAAGCGACGCGAGACCGAGGGGCGTGAGCCCTCCGTGGTACTTCGCGGTGTTCTCGCTGATCTGCAGCACCACCGGCAGGCCGGCGTGTTCGGCCCCTGCCACGATGGCCTCTGCGTGCTCGATCTGTACGACGTTGAACGCGCCGACGCCCGAGCATCCGGCGCGCGCGGGGCCGGTGATGTGGTCAGTGGGCACGAGGGGCATGGGCTCTCTCCACGGTGACGGTGGTACGGAATTCCTCGTAGACGGCCTTGTCGACCTGTCCGGCCGTCGGGCAGGCGACCGCGGCCGCCGACAGGGCCACCGCCTCCGCCAGGGTCTGCTGCCAGGGCGTCCCGTAGTGCAGTCCGGCGGCCAGGGCCGCGACGCAGGCGTCCCCGGCGCCCGTCGGGTTGCCGGACACCGGGCGCGGGGGAGCGGCCTGCCATGTTCCCCGCGGAGTAGCCACGTACAAGCCCTCGGTTCCCCGCGAGGCGACGACGGTGCGGGCGCCCAGGCGGCGCAGTGCCTCGGCTGCGCCGGCCACGTCCTGCTCGCCGGTGGCCTCGGTGAGTTCCGCCGCGTTCGGCTTGATCAGGGTGGGGCCGGCGGGCAGCGCCGCCAGGAGCGCCGGGCCACTGGTGTCCAGCACGGTCGCGGTCCCGGCCTGGCTGCTCAGGCGCACGAGCGTGGCATAGGCGTCTGCCGGCAGCCCCGGCGGCAGACTCCCGGACAGGACGACCACGGTCGCCTCGCGCACCAACTCGGCGAACCGGGCGGTGAATCCCGCCCAGACAGCGGGACCGACCTCCGCGCCGGGGGTGTTGAAGACGGTGGCGTCGCCGTCGGCGCGCGACACGATGGTGACTGTGCGACGTGATTCGGTCCACATGGGTACCAGTTCGTCGCGCAGGCCTGCCCTCCGCAGCCCGTCCTGGATCAGTTCGCCGGTGGCGCCACCCATGAGCCCGGTGACGACCGTCGGTACGTCGAGCGCAGCCAGCACGGAGGACACATTGATGCCTTTGCCGCCGGCGCGCTCGTAGTAGGTGCGCACCCGGTGGGAGGAGTGCGGTACCAGCGCGTCGACGACATAGGTGACGTCCAGTGCCGCGTTCAGAGTCACGGTGAGGATCACGGTGCCATGGCCTCCGATCGCTGTCCCGTCCGGCCGGAGACGGCGGACGGTCCGTGGCCGACGGCCTGCCATGCGAGGAGGCCGGCACCCAGGCAGCCGGCCCGGTCGCCCAGCTCGGCAGGGACCACCGAGGGCCGCAGCTGGAACGTCAGGCGCTCCTCCAGGTGCGTCCGCAGGGGGGCCAGCAGCAGGTTCCCGGCCTCGGCCAGACCTCCGCCGACGACGATCCGTTCGGGGGCGAGGACCGTGCTGACCACGGCGAGAGCAGAGGCGAGCGCCTGGACGGCCTCGTCCCACACGGCCACCGCCACCGGGTCCCGCCTCGTGACCCGCTCCGCCACCTCGGCGGCCCCGTGGACGTGGTGCCCGGTGCGCTCGGTGTACGCAGCCGCGATCGCCGCGGCGGAGGCGACGGTCTCCAGACAGCCCCATGAACCGCACGCGCAGGGGCGACCTTTCGGATCGACGACGACATGGCCGAGCTCGCCCGCGTGTCCAAGGCCTCGCAGCGGCCGGCCGTCGCGGACGATGGCGGCGGCGATGCCGGTGCCGACCGGTACGAACACGAAGTCCGTGATCCCGCGCGCGGCGCCCACCTGGTACTCGGCGAGCCCCCCGGCCCGCACATCATGGCCCAGGACGACCGGCAGCCCCAGGGCCTCGGTGAGCTGATGTGCCAGCGGCAGGTTCGACCAGCCGAGGTTGGCGGCGTGCACGGCGAGGCCGGCGGTCTCGTCGACAATGCCGGGTACGGCTGCCGCCACCTGCCGGACAGTGCGTCCGAGGGCCGTCGCGCGGTCCGTGAGCCCGGACAACGCGGCGGTGATCGCGGCCACCACTGCGTCGGGACCGGCGTGCCGAGGCGTCGGGCCGTGCAGGGTGGCCAGCGGTGTGAGGGTACGGTCCAGCACCGCGCCCTTCATGGTCGTGCCGCCGACGTCGAGTGCGATCACGCAGTCGGCCGGAACCGGCCGGTCAGGCATCGTCGTCCTTCAGGATCACGGAGCGGCTGAGGTTGCGGGGACGGTCCGGGTTCATGCCCCGCGCCTGGGCGATGAGGACGGCGAGCCGCTGGGCGCGCACAAGGTCCGCCAGCGGATCGATGTCGCCCGCCGCGTCGCCGGAGCGCGCGACGAATGTGCCGCCAACGTGCTCCACGTCCTCCGCCAGCCCCTTGGGTACCGGGCCGAACACCCAGGTGGCGCGGCCGGGACCGGAGATGCTGATCGGTCCGTGCCGGTACTCCATGGCGGGGTAGGACTCGGTCCAGGCGCCCGCTGCCTCCCGCATCTTCAGCGCGGCCTCCAGGGCCAGACCATAGGTCCAGCCGGTGCCGAGGAACGTGAACTGCCCACCGCCGGTCAGCTCCTCACCCAGCGGTTCGGCGAGGGCCGTCTCCGCGTCGGCAATCGCGTCGGCAACCGGCCGCACGCCCACCGACAGAGCGCCTTCCGCCTCCAGATGGGCCCGCAGCAGCACCAGCGCGCTCGTGGCGAACCGGGTCTGGACGACCGACTCCTCGTCCGCGTAGTCCAGGACGGTGACGGTGCCGGCGACGTGCAGTACCGGCGTGGCCGGGTCCGCGGTCAGTGCACAGGTCGCCACGTTGCCCTTCAGCGCGCCGAGCACCTCCAGGACCTCGGTCGTCGTGCCGGACCTGGTGATGGTCAGGACCCGGTCGTACGAGCGGTGGCCGGGGAACTCCGAGGCGGCGAACGCGTCGGTCTCGCCATGCCCTCCCGTTTCCCGCAACCGGGCGTAGGCGTGGGCCATGAACCACGAGGTGCCGCAGCCGATGACCGCGACACGCTCACCGCGACGGGGCAGCCCCTGCGAGAGGGAGACGCCCGCTGCGGCTGCTTGCCGCCAGACGCCCGGTTGTGAGGCGATCTCGGCCGAGGTGAGGGAGGCGTCCTGGACAGACATGTGAGGGGTCTCCTTGGGAGGTGCGGATGGGCGGGCACCGGCGGACCGGCGGGCTACTTGACGGACCCGGCCGTCAGGCCTGAGACCACCTTGCGCTCGATGAAGGCGAAGAGGGCGACGACGGGCACGATGGCGATCACCGATCCGGCGAAGAGGTAGTTCCACTGCACGGTGTAGTTGCCGATGAAGCTGTTGATGCCGACGGTGAGCGGCTGGCTCTCCTGCACGGTCGACAAGGTCAGCCCCATCACGAACTCGTTCCAGGCCGCGATGAATGTGAAGATCATCGCGGTCACCACGCCGGGCAGGGCAAGTGGCAGGGTGATCCGGACCAGCGCGCCGACGCGGCCCAGCCCGTCGATCATCGCGGACTCCTCGAGCGCCACCGGGATGGAGCCGATGTAGGCGGTCAGGATCCAGATGGCGAACGCCAGGTTGAACGCGGCGTTGCACAGGATCAGTGTCCACACCGAGTTGAGCATGCCGAGCTGGTAGAACTCGCGGTAGAGGCCGACCAGCAGGGACGTCGGCTGGAACATCTGGGTGACCAGGACCAGCAGCAGGAACAGCCTGCGGCCGCGGTAGCGCATACGGGCCGTGTAGTACGCGGCCGGCAGGGCGACCAGCAGAACCAGCAGGGTGGAGCCGGCGGCGACGAGCAGGGTCACCCGCAGGTTCGCACCGAGGCTGGAGTCGTGCCACACGTCGATGAAGTTGGCCCACTCGAAGTGGTGGGGCAGGTACGACGGATCCCGCAGCTCGTCGGCCGGACGCAGCGCGGTGATCACCATCTCGGCGTACGGAAGCAGGAAGACGACGGCGAGCAGCCAGGCGACGGCCGCGACGAGGACGGTCCGTGGACGCGGTCCGCGGCGGGGCGGGACGGCATGGGGGGTGTGCGCAGGCCGGTGCGCGGCGGTGGCGCGGACGTCAGGGGCAGCGGTCTGCTGGGCCATCAGCTCTCCTCCTCGTTCCAGCGGCTGGCTTTGAGGAACGCGACCACCATGATCACGACAAGGGCGAAGTTGACGACGGACATGGCCGCGGACTCGCCGATGTCGGAGTCCTTCAACTGGTACATGAAGACGGTGGAGGTGGATGTGTCGCTGCCCGGACCACCGTGGGTCATGCTCCAGATGATGGGGAAGGAGTTGAAGACGTTGATCAGGTTGATCACCACGCCCACGAGGAAGGCCGGCCGCAGCAGAGGCAGGGTGATCCGCCAGTAGGTCTGCCAGGTGCCGCTGCCGTCCACACGGCTCGCCTCGTACACCTCCTCCGGCACGGTCTGCAGACCGGCCAGCAACGTGTACGTGGTGAACGGCAGGGAGACGAAGACCGCGACGGACATCATCCACGGCCAGGCCGTGTCCGGCTCGCCGAGCCAGTCCTTCGGCCCGTCGATCAGGCCCAGGTCGGTCATGGCGGTGTTGAGGACGCCGGCGGTCTGGTTCAGCATCCACTTGAAACCGATGGCCGTCATGACCACCGAGGCGGCCCACGGGGCGATCAGCGCCCAGCGGGTGACGCGCCGGCCCGGGAACCTCTGGTGGAACAGCTGCGCCAGTGCCAGCGACAGCACCATCGTCAGTGCGACCACGACGAGGGTCCAGATGACGGTGGCGAGGAGCACGGAGGGGAGCGAGGACTCGTCGAACAGCTTGCGGTACTTGTCGAGTCCGGCCGAGCCCCGGGTGAAGCCGCTGATGCTGATGCGCAGGAACGAGGTCCGCACCATCTCGACGACGGGCCAGACGACGACCAGCAGGATGAGCAGGACGGCGGGGCCGATCCAGGGCAGCGGTCCGAGCCGGGCGAACCCCGAGCGCCGGGACGCTCGGACGCTTCGGGCCGCGCGGTCCGGCGAGGTGGACGAGTGGGTGGACACGAGGGCCTTCCGGTGTCTGCGGTGGGGTGGGCGAGCCGACTACTTCCGGTCGGCGACCGTGGCCTCGGCCGACTTCTGCAGGTCGCCCAGGACCTTGGCGGGGTCACCGCTGACGGCGGTGCCGCCGTTCTTCTTGATGTCCGCGGAGACGGCGTCCCAGGTGGTGTCGCCCAGCGGGTAGAAGACGGCGTTCGGCAGCAGGCTGAAGAAGGGCTGCAGGTCCTTGTGCTTGCCGTTGCCCCGCATCTCGTCGAGCGTGTCCTTGGTGACCGGCATCAGGTCGTAGGTCTCGTCGAACTTCAGCGTGTTCTCCTTGGAGTACGCGAAGTCGAGGAACTT
The genomic region above belongs to Streptomyces sp. CG1 and contains:
- a CDS encoding ketose-bisphosphate aldolase, which produces MPLVPTDHITGPARAGCSGVGAFNVVQIEHAEAIVAGAEHAGLPVVLQISENTAKYHGGLTPLGLASLALARGSGVPVSVHLDHAESEALVHEAVELGFTSVMFDASKLPYEENLAATRKVAAHCHEAGVWVEAELGEVGGKDGAHTPGVRTGPREAQAFVAATGVDALAVAVGSSHAMLTRDAVLDFGLIARLRSAIDLPLVLHGSSGVSDEDLAKAVAAGMTKVNISTHLNKIFTGEVRARLTAAPQVADPRKYLGPARDAVAAEVARLLEVLAGH
- a CDS encoding carbohydrate ABC transporter permease, with protein sequence MAQQTAAPDVRATAAHRPAHTPHAVPPRRGPRPRTVLVAAVAWLLAVVFLLPYAEMVITALRPADELRDPSYLPHHFEWANFIDVWHDSSLGANLRVTLLVAAGSTLLVLLVALPAAYYTARMRYRGRRLFLLLVLVTQMFQPTSLLVGLYREFYQLGMLNSVWTLILCNAAFNLAFAIWILTAYIGSIPVALEESAMIDGLGRVGALVRITLPLALPGVVTAMIFTFIAAWNEFVMGLTLSTVQESQPLTVGINSFIGNYTVQWNYLFAGSVIAIVPVVALFAFIERKVVSGLTAGSVK
- a CDS encoding MMPL family transporter; this translates as MTTAHTHITLIAGTLLTLFALLVGHGAGRHLDGDVGGDPRADSSIGARMLRAHFPAAQSNLTLLVSMPGKADSPTARLYGRRLTKALMQEPGVQVIASYADRRRPDLVSADSHYALILAHVDESSARLPRTLDAVSRDLESARGRLEVRMGGSATVGQAIQDTILHDLGVAELMAVPVVIVLLLLVSRSVVAAALPLLIAVFAVEGANALLRALAQFTSVSVFALNLTTALGIGLAVDYGLLLVRRYREEALTYGMTRDAVIASVGRAGHTIVVSAAILVSALATLLLFPLPFLRSMAYAGIATVTLAAFAAVTLLPPVLVQLGQRIDTVGALLRARRPRHAVPSVGGEGWVMAVRWTARHAPAVASTTTVILVLFGAPFLHARFDVSDVRQLPARAQARIAEERITSDFPTQSVDIILASADQRAVAGYARRLSTLTTAYTVDAPTGRYVHGLRTGPRQPERSSGGSSWISVSARPRTPPAELEALVRRLRGVEAPADRHVTGVAAIDLDTRDSIREVLPYAAVTAVATTLLLILRLTRSPVLTVQAVLLNALSLTAMLGAQVWWFQDGSLARTLGFTRTGSLDIGVSVLMGVLAFGLSMDYGIFLVSRLVEERRRRPEPFAALEEAVRTTGGTISSAAVILAVSMLAVAGSRITSVKMLGIGVALAVLLDAMVVRALLLPSVLALGAARTRLTQARADASQNLSNDQVKPRA
- a CDS encoding DeoR/GlpR family DNA-binding transcription regulator; this encodes MAKHDRWSALMELLAAQGRLDVEEAAAALAVSGATIRRDLDELAEQQMLVRTRGGAVAHGVSYELPLRYKSSRHAPEKQRIAAAAAALVGEGEVVGLNGGTTTTEVARVLAMRMSSREGNGSGPALTVVTNALNIASELAVRPQIKLVLTGGVARPQTFELVGPLTTGVLNEVVLDVVMLGVDGVDLQMGIMAHQEDEASVSRLLAERAHRVVVVTDSSKLGQRAFARICGLERIDTLVTDAKVSKEMTDRLSEAGVKVLTA
- a CDS encoding RICIN domain-containing protein, encoding MYTIAPGSCGAAVPAGQIQAAQPGFQQFAYCLDAHHGAGNGATVGLYPCTGNNNQQWQRRGDGLIASLGDSSLCVSGESTGLKLSPCNSGDPKQVWTYNRAGHLQANGLCADISGGALNDANAAVITSACGDHQPNQTWSAPFGTPPAP
- a CDS encoding ROK family protein, producing the protein MPDRPVPADCVIALDVGGTTMKGAVLDRTLTPLATLHGPTPRHAGPDAVVAAITAALSGLTDRATALGRTVRQVAAAVPGIVDETAGLAVHAANLGWSNLPLAHQLTEALGLPVVLGHDVRAGGLAEYQVGAARGITDFVFVPVGTGIAAAIVRDGRPLRGLGHAGELGHVVVDPKGRPCACGSWGCLETVASAAAIAAAYTERTGHHVHGAAEVAERVTRRDPVAVAVWDEAVQALASALAVVSTVLAPERIVVGGGLAEAGNLLLAPLRTHLEERLTFQLRPSVVPAELGDRAGCLGAGLLAWQAVGHGPSAVSGRTGQRSEAMAP
- a CDS encoding 1-phosphofructokinase family hexose kinase is translated as MILTVTLNAALDVTYVVDALVPHSSHRVRTYYERAGGKGINVSSVLAALDVPTVVTGLMGGATGELIQDGLRRAGLRDELVPMWTESRRTVTIVSRADGDATVFNTPGAEVGPAVWAGFTARFAELVREATVVVLSGSLPPGLPADAYATLVRLSSQAGTATVLDTSGPALLAALPAGPTLIKPNAAELTEATGEQDVAGAAEALRRLGARTVVASRGTEGLYVATPRGTWQAAPPRPVSGNPTGAGDACVAALAAGLHYGTPWQQTLAEAVALSAAAVACPTAGQVDKAVYEEFRTTVTVERAHAPRAH
- a CDS encoding SIS domain-containing protein — translated: MSVQDASLTSAEIASQPGVWRQAAAAGVSLSQGLPRRGERVAVIGCGTSWFMAHAYARLRETGGHGETDAFAASEFPGHRSYDRVLTITRSGTTTEVLEVLGALKGNVATCALTADPATPVLHVAGTVTVLDYADEESVVQTRFATSALVLLRAHLEAEGALSVGVRPVADAIADAETALAEPLGEELTGGGQFTFLGTGWTYGLALEAALKMREAAGAWTESYPAMEYRHGPISISGPGRATWVFGPVPKGLAEDVEHVGGTFVARSGDAAGDIDPLADLVRAQRLAVLIAQARGMNPDRPRNLSRSVILKDDDA